The genomic window TCGAAGGGAAGGTGCTCCCGAACGACACCAAAATGCGTGTCGGCGCATGGTGAAATACGTGCCCTTCTCCACGGGGGCGGATCGAGTACAATTGGGGATCCGACACTGCTATCTTCCTGCAAGCGGTGGATCAGCGACAACCGGACGTTATGCAATGCGTTGCCGTTCAAGTTCATGGCGTTCCGGCTCTGACTATGCAAGGACTCGGTGTACCTGTAGATGAAGATGTCGTTGGCCATTCTGTGCGGGTTCTTTAGGTTACTTGATGACCACCTTCTCCATGGCACACGACCTGAAGTTTCACATCTCCATGATGCATTTGTTTGGTGTAGAAGATGGAGATAATCTGTCGTAGAAGATAAAGAAAGTCATGGAAAATCAGTTGGTAGGGGAATTAATTGGGGTGATGAAGGAGATTTTCTGCCATATGCTGCTAGAAGATAAAGAGGGCCATGGGAACTcaaagaggggggggggagttAATTGGGGAGAGATAGGGAAACGTTGGGGCTAACTGCGGATGTGCCTTGTGGAGCATGGAGTAATTAGTGTGTGATTACCGTAAAACAAAAAATGGTTGTTAATATAGATAGTTTGTAAGATTAACTGAAACAACAAAAATAAGTGATAACATAGATGCAACATATATATACAATGCCATATATACCTTTTTAAATTTTCAGTAAAAAATGACATGAAATAAAAAAAACCGTGTAACTGATAGTAGTACTATAGGAGGTGAATAAACCTCTCAAGTACGACATGAAATAACTTGTTGCTACCCACACGTTGTGTTTTCTTATTTATACATCATATCACGTGCTTTCTTTACAAAGTGATCCCGTGGATCAAGCAACTCAAAACACACACATGTTCATCTATAATTTCCAGGCGTTCTTTATACGAACCTCTTGAAACAGGGCTTATTGCTATCGATTCGATGATCCCTATAGGGTGCGGTTAACGAGAGTTCATTACTGAGGACAGACAGACTGGCAAAACAACAGTAGCCACAGATACATTTCTCAAGAAAAAAGGGAAGGATGTAAGAAAAACGAGATCGAGCCTTCACGAAAGAAAATGCAAGTGAAAGAGAATTGTAAAAATGTCCTAAAAGTGGTGGTTGTTTTCTTTATGGATCGGGTAGATCCATATTTTCTGAGGGGGAGACGCTACCACTACTACAATCACTATCACTATCACTACCACTACCATCACCaccactactactcctactactatcAATGGCACGCTTTGGGGTTGGTAAGAATATGGTCATTATTGTAGTTTGTCGATAGTGGACTTGAATGCTTTGCACTTTCATTTTTTGCTCGCTTCGGCATAACTTGGGTCTTTTATGACTTCTTTATTGGCCAGcaaatttgtgtgtgtgtgtgtgtgtgtgcgcgcgtgcgtgtgtgtgtgtgtgtgtgtgtgtgtgtgtgtgtgccttcatctTGGCTGTGTTCATTCTATCTGTGgagctcattgtgtttgtattatctcaatgcttcattttgagtcattAAATTCAGTCTTCGTCGGAAAAAACCAAAGGTGAGGGACATGATCGACATAAATTACTTGTCTATCATATATTACTTCTACAATTTTTCCAGTTGCAATGCCCAGTTACCTTACCAGTGTCTGCTGACAAATGGCTAATAAATAGCAGTTTTACTACCAGTATGACTCAAATATAATGCTCATCACATCTCTTAAAATTTAAACCCGTAAGAGATCCTCTGCATTCACTTTATTTCTGTCGTATCTCACGGTTGTTATGTGGAATAAAATATCAGGAGAAATGATTATAAGTATAAACAATATACTGGAAGTGTACATGGTAAAACATACAATAAAATCTCGGTTCTACACAAAGGGAGTGAAAGTAAAAACAACCATAGTAGTAGTACAATAGTGCCTGGCCATGCAGAGCTAGCTCAGCGTACGCACGCCTTTCTCCCTCACATGAAGATCAGATCGGAGCCTTTATTCATATGTATTCGTGACCTCAGCATACTCAGCGGCGATGGATGGCGCTATAGGCGGCAGCCATGGTGGGCAGTGGACAGTGGTTGATCAACGAATCTTAGAGCAGTCGACGGTGGCGCTGATGGCATAAGGGACGCTGACGCCGCACTTGGAGGGGATGCCGGCGGCCTTGCAAGCGTTGAGCCCACCGGCAGCGCTCTTGATGCACTTGCACGCCGCTTGCTTGTCAGCGGTGCTCCGGGCTGCGCCGGCCAGACTCCTGACGCCACTGCAGCAGGCCGCAGGCGGGTTAGCGCCGTTGCCACGGGCATAGGAGATGCACGGGCTCAAGGCCGGGCTGACCTGACCGCAGGAGATGGCCGCATCGGTGGCTATGAGGAGCATAGCGGCCACCATGGCGACCAGCACGAGTTGAGTAGCTGCACCGCGAGCCATCCCTATCGAGTTTGCAGCAGTAATGGTGTTGAGCTCTGCGCGGCGGCGCGGCCCCCTCCTCGTttctccctcccctcgccgccgccccagcgtgctggcgggcaaagcccggccagattgggtggcggcggggcctcttcCTCCACCGCGCGGCGCTGGATAGCGCGGGCCATCCTTGTTGTGCGGCGGCGCGATGCTGGCCCAGGGCGCGGCGGCGCAGCAATGGCGGCCCGTGACGGGGGCGTGGCTTGCTGGCGGCGGCACGGGTTGCTGGGTCAGGCTGGGGGCGTGCCCCGatcccggcggcggcggcatgtGGGCTCGGCCCAGATCCGCCGCGGCTGCGGCTCAGGTGCTCTGGGCCCTGGCTCCCCCCAGGTGGTGGCCTGCTCCGGTGGTTTCCCCTGCTGCAGCGCTCCCTGGTGGTGGTGGACCTGCCGGCCCCCGGACGATCCGGCGATGGCAGGTGCCGCGGGCTGTGCTCGGCGGGGATGTGGGCTACCACAGCGTGGTGGTGGCTCATGGCGGTGGTCAGGATCGTCTCACGGCGGCGGCCAGACTTCTTCGGCGTCGGCCTGTGAAGAGCTTCGACCCCTCTTCTCGATGTCCGGGCGCAATCTTCGTCGGTGGGATGGCCCTCTCCCTGCTGCGACCCATCGCTAGTCCCGTGCTCGGGCAGCAGGACTGTGCTTGTCTCGCACCCGGCAGCAGGACCTCCTTGTCTCGCGCTCGGCAGCAGGACCTCcttgtctcgcgcccggcagcaggaccgagtccgtctcgcgcccggcagcaggaccgagctcgtctcgcgcccggcagcaggaccaagCTAGTCTCGCGCCCGGTGCTGTAGGACGAATCGATGGACTTGTGTGCCCTGGGATCCGATCGTCTCTTCCGTTGAGGTAGCGGCGGGTGTCGGTTGTGGTGGTTCCTAGGTCTTGGattccggggcggcggccctggtcgtGGTTGCGCGGTGCTCACGGGCAGAGCCCGtcgcttggtgctgcccggtggtcatggccgtgtgggcggcgtggttgtcGGGGTGCGGCGTTCGATGGCAGTGAgtattggccggggtgaaaacctgctctttcTTCGGACAGACCGGCGGCGGCgtagctcgttcccttcttgaaggcgtcgtcgcggctctcattgtctGTCGTGTGGCTCCGGGGGAAACCTTGATCCTCGGATCAGGCGGTGGCAACGCTCCCGTGTCGTACCCTTCCTAAAGGCACCGTCTTGGAGCCCATAGTTCGTCGTATGCGGCTGCATCTCTTCGTGGTGGCGTGTTCACTGGTGGAGTCCCGGGTGCTCGAGTAGTGCTAGGGgtcgtgttgctgcgctcagcgcctatgtatcccgccttgggtgtgtgtgtgtgttgtggtggTCTGCGTCTGTACCTGGATGTTGTTGGTcattgctttatctataaagcggggcgaaagcctttttcggtattaAAACATTGGGGAGACGGTTGGATGTTGGGTTGGTTCCATTGATCGACCAAGCGGTGGAGTGTGGTTTATTACCGTGTGCAGCGCGGATGAATGAGGACATGTACTCCCACAATGACCGACTGTGGAGTGGTTGAGTGCATTAATTTGGTTAGCTCGACCAGTGAACTATACCAATCTGACGGTGCTTGTGGTCATGCAGGGCCACCGTTCAATCACCTTTATTGATGCAATATCCGGAGCTGCATTTTAATGATTAATTTGGTTTACATGAAGACATTTCTTTTGGGTAAATCTACCATGTATTATGTACGGCACGGTGCACCGGTATTCCGCTTCTGTGTTACAAAATATCAACTTTATTATGCAAGTGGCTTTGGCGCATCCGGATCCTATAGCGGAACATGGGTGCGTTGCACCGCTCCCATCTATGGTATTTTGATCCACAAGTGGCGCTACTAGGAATAAGGTTGGAGTACTTCCATCTTTTCAATGGACTTTAACTTTGTATGTACACTTATCCATGAACAGAGGGAGTGGTAACTAAATTTACAATGATATCAGCTCTGGAAGTTTTCCCTCCGTCTCTAGACACACCCACGTTGTTTTGGTCGGCACATCGAGCTCCTCAAATCGTCGGCAGAGCATTGTGCAAGCATGGACCAAATCAATGGGCCACGATGTTGTAGATGTGTATAATAGAGCTGGCGTATTAAATGGATCCAACGGCCACCTCTGCCGCGCAGGTCATTAAACTTCTCCGCTCTCTCATTTCACACACACCTCCTACCTTGTACTGCTACAAGGAATTAAAACCCAACTTTTTTGGGCAAAGTTAAAGAACCAACTTACATTGACTTTCTAGTCTTCAACATACCAGCACGTGATTTTGAAATGAGATAGGAGTACCAAGATGCATCTTCCTACAGATTCAAAGCGTAAGAGTAGGAGCCATGGGGAACTTAGAGCAACTTTGGCAGACCCNNNNNNNNNNccccctccttccgccgccgcccgccctttgcttccgcccgcccgccgccggcgatTTTGGCCATATCTGCGGGCGGAATCGCGCCCCGGGGCCGCCCCACACCCTCCCGCGCCGAGCCGCTGCACCACACCTAtggatccggcgagaagagccgcccccCGTCGTTGCCGCCGCCGTCGGGGATTGACCACCGTCGAGCGCACCCCCTCGTCACCGCCCGCGATCTCCCGCCACCGGTTAGtcccttttttgtgatttttgcgagCTGTGTAGTAGATTGACGCACCGGTGTGCGTGTAGATGGAGTTGACCCCGTGTGAGAAGTTCTTGCTATCCGATTTGTCCAATTTAGACGACTCGGATGTTGAGAGCATGCTTGCGAACTTCCCGCAGCAAACATTAGTCATGGCGCTAGCCGTGAAGGAGCATGAAGACGAGCACCGGAAGAGGAGGCGAGGATCGACTGTCGGTCGTTTGTGCATTCCTCGGAATCGccatcttgggaacgagatgttgatgcaagactatttcgcggagaatcctacatatcctCCGCACCTCTTCCGGAGGAGGTACCGAATGTGCCGATCTCTCTTTGTGAAAATTGTtgaagcttgcgaggcaaattgccggtattttactcaaagaagaaatgttgtgggcttaaagggatttagtgcatatcaaaaaatctgtNNNNNNNNNNcagctatgcgggtgattgcatatggcgttccggctgactatgccgatgagtaccttcgcattggtgaagatagcacAATTGAGTCTGTGCGTAGATTTGCGAAAGTGATCATCCGTGTCTTCGCTCCTGAGTATCTTCGGGCACCAATGAAGATGACACAAAAAAATTGATGGCATCAAATGAGTGGAGAGGTTGGCCTGACATGCTGGGCagtattgattgtatgcattggaattgaaaaaattgccccaaggcttggcaaggaatgtattgtgcCAAGtttcgtgatgcaacaattgtgctagaggccgtagcatccgaggatttgtggatttggcatttcttttttggtatgccgggcactctcaatgatatcaatgtgttgcaacggtctcatttctttgctaggcttgctagtgatgatgctcctgcttgcaactacactatcaatgggaaTGAATACACAAAgcggtactatcttgcagatggtatataccctccttggtgcacatttgtcgagagcatcaaagaacccaaaacaaaaaaacaatgtgaatttgcaagggtgcaagaggcagcccgaaaagacattgaaagagcattcggtgttttgcaatctaggtttgacattgtccgtggtcctgctcgtttttgggataagaaaaccttgaggaacataatgacatgttgtgttatcctgcacaatatgattcttgaagatgagagaggattgaacttagaattcttttacgacaatgtgggtagccgtgtcaaactaGTAAGAGACCCAAAcggcattagagcttttcttcagacatacaaggagattgaaaatgcagacaCCCATTTTCAACTT from Triticum aestivum cultivar Chinese Spring chromosome 3B, IWGSC CS RefSeq v2.1, whole genome shotgun sequence includes these protein-coding regions:
- the LOC123064631 gene encoding non-specific lipid-transfer protein 4.3-like; translation: MARGAATQLVLVAMVAAMLLIATDAAISCGQVSPALSPCISYARGNGANPPAACCSGVRSLAGAARSTADKQAACKCIKSAAGGLNACKAAGIPSKCGVSVPYAISATVDCSKIR